A window of the Kosakonia radicincitans DSM 16656 genome harbors these coding sequences:
- the fliP gene encoding flagellar type III secretion system pore protein FliP (The bacterial flagellar biogenesis protein FliP forms a type III secretion system (T3SS)-type pore required for flagellar assembly.): MLTHSANGESWSLPVQTLVLMTSLTFLPAVLLMMTGFTRIVIVLGLLRNALGTASTPPNQVLLGLALFLTFFVMSPVANRIYDEAWLPLSQDKISMEVALQKGSQPLRAFMLKQTRETDLALFSRIAKAAEFNTPEDVPMSILVPAFVTSELKTGFQIGFTMFIPFLIIDLVVASILMALGMMMVPPATISLPFKLMLFVLVDGWQLIIGSLADSFFR; the protein is encoded by the coding sequence ATGCTTACCCATTCCGCGAATGGCGAAAGCTGGTCTCTGCCGGTGCAAACGCTGGTGTTAATGACCTCGCTGACGTTTTTACCTGCGGTGTTGCTGATGATGACCGGGTTCACCCGCATCGTGATTGTGCTCGGTCTGCTGCGCAACGCACTCGGCACTGCCAGTACGCCGCCTAACCAGGTGCTGCTGGGGCTGGCGCTGTTCCTGACTTTTTTCGTGATGTCGCCGGTTGCTAACCGCATCTATGACGAAGCCTGGTTGCCGCTGTCGCAGGACAAAATTTCCATGGAAGTGGCATTGCAGAAAGGGTCGCAGCCGCTGCGCGCCTTTATGCTCAAACAGACCCGTGAAACGGATTTAGCACTCTTTTCCCGTATTGCGAAAGCCGCTGAATTTAATACGCCAGAGGATGTTCCGATGAGCATTCTGGTGCCCGCGTTCGTGACCAGCGAACTGAAAACTGGCTTCCAGATTGGTTTCACAATGTTCATCCCGTTCCTGATTATCGATCTGGTGGTAGCAAGTATTTTGATGGCGCTGGGAATGATGATGGTTCCCCCGGCGACAATTTCTCTGCCGTTCAAGCTGATGTTGTTTGTGCTGGTGGATGGGTGGCAACTGATTATCGGTTCGCTGGCAGACAGTTTTTTCCGCTAA
- a CDS encoding helix-turn-helix domain-containing protein codes for MNGKLSLAAAHVLVHSGDIFAASGLIKLIKLYRPSLKVYHIRRAEEMRQVKNNRLRLVVGIATDATNVGDMSHLFDNMRKENANLPCVLLGDSGNSLLSALFPEIPVMGLNASMTEIFEFLASHLARKNRLPQRRTTTTPLLTLRQREVLRMLACGASAQQVSDSLGISLKTAYVHRRDILMRLNICPTYYRGMFTE; via the coding sequence ATGAACGGAAAATTATCATTAGCAGCTGCACATGTGTTGGTTCACAGTGGGGATATTTTTGCTGCATCAGGTCTTATCAAGTTAATTAAACTCTATCGACCCAGTTTGAAGGTCTACCATATTCGCCGCGCGGAGGAGATGCGTCAGGTGAAAAATAACAGACTACGGCTGGTGGTAGGGATTGCGACAGATGCAACCAACGTCGGGGATATGTCGCATCTGTTTGATAATATGCGCAAGGAAAATGCAAATTTACCCTGTGTGTTATTAGGGGATAGCGGTAATTCACTCTTGTCCGCATTATTTCCGGAGATTCCGGTAATGGGACTGAATGCATCAATGACGGAAATCTTTGAGTTTCTGGCAAGCCACCTGGCGAGAAAAAACAGGCTTCCTCAACGCAGAACCACGACTACGCCGCTGCTTACGCTGCGTCAACGCGAAGTGCTTCGTATGCTGGCCTGTGGCGCGAGCGCGCAGCAGGTTTCTGACTCTCTGGGGATCAGCCTGAAAACGGCTTATGTTCACCGACGTGATATTCTGATGCGCCTGAATATTTGTCCTACCTATTATCGCGGTATGTTTACCGAATAA
- the fliQ gene encoding flagellar biosynthesis protein FliQ produces the protein MTPESVMSLAFQATKVGLLVAAPLLLAALAAGLIVSILQASTQINEMTLSFIPKILTIIVVLIACGPWMLATLVDYMHGLFSSLASLR, from the coding sequence ATGACTCCGGAAAGTGTAATGTCGTTGGCGTTTCAGGCCACCAAAGTTGGGCTGCTGGTTGCTGCGCCTTTATTGTTAGCCGCACTGGCTGCGGGTCTGATTGTCAGTATTTTGCAGGCGTCGACACAGATCAACGAAATGACCCTGTCGTTTATTCCCAAGATCCTGACGATTATTGTGGTGCTGATTGCCTGTGGGCCGTGGATGCTGGCGACGCTGGTGGATTATATGCACGGTTTGTTTAGCTCGCTTGCCAGCCTTCGTTAA
- the fliR gene encoding flagellar biosynthetic protein FliR, translating into MLTLSLASLYPYVNHYFWPCLRILALLGTAPIFSEKQINARIKIALALVSTFLIAPQLPDTGIAIASLDGLMAGCQQLIIGIAIGFSVQLIFVAVRHAGELVGMQMGLSMAMVYDPSGGTNMPVVARLLNLCVTLLFLVFNGHLYLLEVVASSFNAFPVSAAPMGATGMMEIVREGRMIFQYGFMLGLPVITLLLCLNLTLGLLNRLTPQLSIFIVGFPVSLTVGMVAMSLVMYTLAPFFENMMAGIFDTLFIILKGFG; encoded by the coding sequence ATGCTTACGCTCTCTCTGGCCAGCCTGTATCCGTATGTAAATCATTACTTTTGGCCGTGCCTGCGCATTCTCGCGCTCCTGGGCACCGCGCCGATTTTCAGTGAAAAACAGATCAATGCGCGCATCAAAATTGCGCTGGCGCTGGTTTCAACCTTCTTAATTGCGCCGCAGTTACCCGATACAGGCATTGCGATTGCCTCGCTGGATGGCCTGATGGCTGGTTGCCAGCAACTGATCATCGGCATCGCGATTGGCTTCTCCGTACAGTTGATTTTTGTCGCGGTACGCCACGCCGGTGAGTTGGTCGGTATGCAAATGGGGCTGTCGATGGCGATGGTCTACGACCCGAGCGGCGGTACCAATATGCCGGTGGTGGCCCGCCTGCTGAACCTGTGCGTGACGCTGCTGTTCCTCGTTTTCAATGGTCACCTCTATCTGCTGGAAGTGGTGGCGAGCAGCTTCAACGCGTTCCCGGTCAGTGCCGCGCCGATGGGCGCTACGGGAATGATGGAGATCGTCCGCGAGGGTCGCATGATCTTTCAGTACGGTTTTATGCTCGGTCTGCCGGTCATTACTTTGCTGCTGTGCCTCAACCTCACGCTGGGGTTGCTGAACCGTCTGACACCGCAACTTTCTATTTTTATCGTCGGTTTTCCCGTCTCGCTGACTGTCGGCATGGTCGCCATGTCGCTGGTGATGTACACGCTTGCCCCCTTCTTTGAAAACATGATGGCGGGCATTTTCGACACTCTTTTCATCATTCTGAAAGGGTTCGGTTAA